The genomic region ATTATTAATAAAGGTTGGTATATTGCCTGTCCTAGTCAAGCCTTATCTCAGGGAAAAGCAAAATCTGTAGAGGTTTGCGCTCAAAAAATTGTCATTTTTCGGGGCGAAGATGGAAAAGTCCGTGCTCTAGATGCCTATTGCCCTCATCTGGGAACAGATTTAGGAATCGGGCAAGTTGATGGAAATTGGATTCGCTGTGCTTTTCATCATTGGGCATTTGATGAAACAGGATCTTGTCAAAACATTCCTTGTCAATCGGAAATTCCAGATCAAGCTAAATTACCAGCTTACGCAACTGAGGATAAATACGGCTTTATTTGGATTTATCCTGATGCTAAAGCACCGGAAGGAGTTGTTGAATTTGACGAACTGAAGGGCAAAAAAATTGTCAGCCAAGCCGATACTGCCTTTGAAAGAAGTTGCCACCATCACATCTGCATGATGAATGGGATTGATGCTCAACATTTAAGAACTATTCATCATCTAGATATCAAAATGGAGCTATCTTTAAATAGAAATGAATTAGGGACACAAATTGACTTTACAATGCGGGGGGAATTTCCCCAAACAACGCTTCGCGAACGCTTAGGTAAACGATTTTTAGGGACTAGCTATGAGTATTCTATGCGTTATGCTCACGGCTGCATTGGCTTGCTAACGATGATGAAAAATGTACGGTTATTTCCTTCACTTTATATGATCTATGCCTACACTCCCATAGCCCCTGGAAAAACGCGAATTCAACCAATTTATGTGACTGAAAAACGCAAAGGAATAATCGGGTATTGGATCGGACAGTTTTTACTATTTTGTACTCGTTTGGCGTACTATATGCTCAGAGATGAGGACGGCAAAATTTATGATAATATTCGCTTTAATCCGCAGGTAATTCTCAGTATCGATCGACCATTAGTTCAATATATGCAATACGTCAATCAACTTGAAGCGTCTCGATGGTCGCGGGAGGTCATCAATTCTCAGGATGAACCGTTTCAACCCATATAAAAGTAGAGTAGACTGAAAGGACATCCTTGAAAACCAAGTTGGTTCCAAATAATGAAGAGTTTGCTGATTCCTCTTACAAAGCTACATCCAAGCGATCGCACTGCGATGTATGCCCTGCTGGAAAGTCATTTTCAAGGCATAACATGGCAGGCTTTCCAGACTGATCTCGACCGTAAAAACTGGGTGTTATTATTAAAAGATGAAACCTCCAATATTTTGAAAGGATTTTCAACTTTAATGTTTTGTCAGACGAGTTTTTCAGACCAGAAAATTAGTGTTGTTTATTCAGGCGATACAATCGTCGATCCAAGTGCATGGTCAAGTGTAGCACTTCCTCGTACCTGGATTGCCGCAGTTAATTATCTTCGTCAACAATATGCCGAAAATCAACTATACTGGCTGCTGATTTGCTCTGGCTTTCGTACCTATCGCTTTCTGCCCACCTTTTGGAAAGAGTTCTATCCCCGCTACAATAAAGATACGCCTGTCCTGATTGAAAATCTGATGGTAAGTTTGGCACAAGAATATTATGGCGATCGCTACGATAAACCAACCGGAATTGTCCGTTTTAAGTCTCCCCAAATTCTTCGGGATGGATTAATTGAAATTCCCAAAGGGCGACAGACTAACCCCCATATTCATTTTTTTACAACCAAAAATCCTGGTTATCGGTTCGGCGATGAATTAGTTTGTTTGACGGAAATTTGTTATGAAAATCTGACCGATGCCGGACAACGGATGTGGGAAGCGGAATCAGCGCTAGAATTTGTGCAAGACTCTGTTTTAATTTAAATTTTATGTCTCCTAACAAGCCACACTCGACCTTTAATAATTCAACGCAATTTATTGAGGGATGGTACTGGGCACTACCCTCTAAAGAATTAAAAGTTGGTAAGGTGAAAGCTGTAACGCTTTTGGGTAGAAACTTAGCCATTTATCGGGGTATTAGCGGTCAGGCGATCGCGATTGATGCCTATTGTCCGCACATGGGGGCTCATCTAGCAGAAGGAAAGGTAGAGGGGGATGGAATTCGCTGTTTTTTCCATAATTGGAAGTATGATGCTGAGGGAATTTGCGTAGACATTCCTTCATTGGAAAAACCTTTATCTGTCTGTATCAAAACTTGGGAAACTGCGGAACAGTATGGTCTAATTTGGGTTTGGGTGGGAAAAGAAAAGCCCGATTTGCTACCTTTTGTACCGGAACTAGAACAGGTAGATTGCGATTATAGTTTAGGCATTCGGTTTATTAAAAATTGTCATCCTAATGTGCTGTTGATTAATGCGATCGATGCTCACCATTTCAATACAGTTCACAATCTGCCTTTAGAGATTGTCTTTGAATCACAAGAACTGAATCCTAATGCGATTACTTTTAGCAACACGACAAAGGGAGGTGATAATTCTCGGTTAATTAATTTGATTCGCCCTCTATACCAAAATGAAGTTACTTATAGTATGTGTTATTGGTATGGCAGCACGGGAACAGTAACGCTTGGCCCCGATTTTTTGCACTTCTATATTGTATTTGCATTACGGATGATTGAAGGTGGTAAAACTGAGGGACAAACGATTATAATTACACCTAAGCGATCGGGATGTTTGGGATGGGGAATTAACCGGGGGTTACTATGGTTAACGCAGCAGGTTGGTAATTACTTTTCCAAGGGGGATACACAAGTTTTTCAGACGATTAAATTTGACATTAAAACTCCGACAAAAGCCGATCGCTCAATTCTTGAATTTATCCAGCACGTTAACCGCCAGAAGGCTCTTACTTGGGAAACTTGGGATGTTGTTGAGAATGTAGAAAATAGCGATCGCACCTATCCACCGACCTCTTTAGTACCATAGGATGACTCACACTTTGTCAGAATATCAAATTGCTGGATTAAACTTGCCTCATGTAAGCCCTAATGACCGATTAAGGCGGGTTTTGACGGCAGCCTTGCCGAATCAAGGAAGTCGTATAGCAAGCTTAAATTCCCATTATTGGGATGCTAAATTTTTCAACCTGGAGCGAGTTAAAATTTTTCAAGAAGCGAGACATGATGAACAGTCTGCTATTCTTCTACTTGCGAATCGCAGTTTATTAGAAGAAGCGTATTACATTGAGAATGCAGGCGTTGGTTATATGGCAAAGATGGTATTGTTAGCAGAAACTGTGGAGGAGCGAATGCTCTACGGATTGTTTGCGGCGGATGAAGCAACCCACTTAAGCCAAATTAGTTGTTTTTTGCCCGAAATTTCTATAATAGGTAATCACGATCCCTTTCTCAGTTTATTAGCAGAAGTCGTTGAAAGTACGGATAAAACCGTATTGTTGTTTGTGCTACAAGTGGTGTTAGAAGGATGGGGTTTAACCCATTACCGCCGACTAGCAAAGGAATGCCGCGATCGAGTGCTGGCAGAGGTTTTTTCGAGTTTTTTGGACGCAGAGGCACGCCATCATGCTACGGGAAGTTTATTGTTTGAGGAAATTCCTATTTCAAAATCTAGTCAAACATTAATTATCGAATTGTTGACAAGGTTTCTCATGATGGTACAAGTTGGCCCGCAGAACGTGCTAGCCCCGATCGCGCAGGTGAAGGGACATCTTTCGCGATCGCAAAAAATTCAAATCCTAGAAGAGTTGGATACCGAAACCCATAGCGGGAAAAGGTTACAATTGTTGCGATCGCTCATGCGGGGAAAATCAGCAGATGCGATCGTCCAAGCTTTAGAGGAGCGAGGTGCTTTTGTACCTTTACCTGCTCATCACTGTGTCAACCCAATTTAAACCTTTGATATGAAAAATCAACTATCAGATCGTCCCACAATTTATCGCAAGTTGCAAATTAATTATAAACGCAACAAACAGCAAGACCATACGGCTTTAATGGAGGCAGCAGTGGAAAAGTTTTGCTATGAAGATTGTAAAAATGAGTATTGGAATCCCGAAGAATTTTCTTTACTTTATGGTACGCCTTTATGGGATCAATCCAGCCAACATCAGCGCGTGATTTTGAATCAGCTTTATTGGGTAGCCTACTATTCGCAGATTGTCTCTGCTGAAATTGCCACGATCTTTTTCAATCAAACCAGCGCCACAGGACTTTACGCCCATGAAGATTTCCGCTTAATTTGCGATACATTGGATCTAGAATCTTCTCAAGAACGTGCCCATATTAACGCATTTCGCACCATTGCTAAACAAGTTGAGCAAGCTTTGTTTGGAGAACTTATTTTCACCTACCCCATGCGAACCCCTTTTACAGAAACAATGGTTTATGCTGATACTAATCAGTTAAAAACTTGGTGGAAAAAGATTCAACTTCAATACTTTGGGTTAATTTCGGCGAATAATACTTTTTTGGCTTGTCAGTATTTTACAGTCAGAGGAGTGCGGACGTTAAATGGTAAATTAATCCAGCACAAACTCAGCAACTATTACCAAAAACATCCCCATCAAGACTTAGCACCAATTCCCGCTAAAGTTTCTTACTATCACTTTTTAGATGAAAGCTTTCATTTTAATAGTTCTACAATTGTATCTCACGAAGTTGTCACTTGCCTTGCACCACCAACAGCTTTTGAAAAGTTAGTGGCGAATTTAGGGTTATGGGGATGTCAACGGGATCATTTTCACTTTTCTGCCGCAATTAAT from Argonema galeatum A003/A1 harbors:
- a CDS encoding aromatic ring-hydroxylating oxygenase subunit alpha; its protein translation is MSPNKPHSTFNNSTQFIEGWYWALPSKELKVGKVKAVTLLGRNLAIYRGISGQAIAIDAYCPHMGAHLAEGKVEGDGIRCFFHNWKYDAEGICVDIPSLEKPLSVCIKTWETAEQYGLIWVWVGKEKPDLLPFVPELEQVDCDYSLGIRFIKNCHPNVLLINAIDAHHFNTVHNLPLEIVFESQELNPNAITFSNTTKGGDNSRLINLIRPLYQNEVTYSMCYWYGSTGTVTLGPDFLHFYIVFALRMIEGGKTEGQTIIITPKRSGCLGWGINRGLLWLTQQVGNYFSKGDTQVFQTIKFDIKTPTKADRSILEFIQHVNRQKALTWETWDVVENVENSDRTYPPTSLVP
- a CDS encoding ferritin-like domain-containing protein; this encodes MTHTLSEYQIAGLNLPHVSPNDRLRRVLTAALPNQGSRIASLNSHYWDAKFFNLERVKIFQEARHDEQSAILLLANRSLLEEAYYIENAGVGYMAKMVLLAETVEERMLYGLFAADEATHLSQISCFLPEISIIGNHDPFLSLLAEVVESTDKTVLLFVLQVVLEGWGLTHYRRLAKECRDRVLAEVFSSFLDAEARHHATGSLLFEEIPISKSSQTLIIELLTRFLMMVQVGPQNVLAPIAQVKGHLSRSQKIQILEELDTETHSGKRLQLLRSLMRGKSADAIVQALEERGAFVPLPAHHCVNPI
- a CDS encoding aromatic ring-hydroxylating oxygenase subunit alpha, producing the protein MQIFNNWNIINKGWYIACPSQALSQGKAKSVEVCAQKIVIFRGEDGKVRALDAYCPHLGTDLGIGQVDGNWIRCAFHHWAFDETGSCQNIPCQSEIPDQAKLPAYATEDKYGFIWIYPDAKAPEGVVEFDELKGKKIVSQADTAFERSCHHHICMMNGIDAQHLRTIHHLDIKMELSLNRNELGTQIDFTMRGEFPQTTLRERLGKRFLGTSYEYSMRYAHGCIGLLTMMKNVRLFPSLYMIYAYTPIAPGKTRIQPIYVTEKRKGIIGYWIGQFLLFCTRLAYYMLRDEDGKIYDNIRFNPQVILSIDRPLVQYMQYVNQLEASRWSREVINSQDEPFQPI
- a CDS encoding P-aminobenzoate N-oxygenase AurF yields the protein MKNQLSDRPTIYRKLQINYKRNKQQDHTALMEAAVEKFCYEDCKNEYWNPEEFSLLYGTPLWDQSSQHQRVILNQLYWVAYYSQIVSAEIATIFFNQTSATGLYAHEDFRLICDTLDLESSQERAHINAFRTIAKQVEQALFGELIFTYPMRTPFTETMVYADTNQLKTWWKKIQLQYFGLISANNTFLACQYFTVRGVRTLNGKLIQHKLSNYYQKHPHQDLAPIPAKVSYYHFLDESFHFNSSTIVSHEVVTCLAPPTAFEKLVANLGLWGCQRDHFHFSAAINGIFWYDPALYGKIYRVLRSPLFALTDKDTKEMMRRCFTQESEGLHRSYLTHQEAMESYKVYLEKLDYLWPRNREMSLMASNSISQYLATQQSAFQRFEQQHTEDLCHV